The Paenibacillus sp. FSL H7-0357 nucleotide sequence GGAGCAACGCCGCGTGAGTGATGAAGGTTTTCGGATCGTAAAGCTCTGTTGCCAGGGAAGAACGTCCGGTAGAGTAACTGCTACCGGAGTGACGGTACCTGAGAAGAAAGCCCCGGCTAACTACGTGCCAGCAGCCGCGGTAATACGTAGGGGGCAAGCGTTGTCCGGAATTATTGGGCGTAAAGCGCGCGCAGGCGGCTATTTAAGTCTGGTGTTTAAACCTTGGGCTCAACCTGAGGTCGCACTGGAAACTGGGTGGCTTGAGTACAGAAGAGGAAAGTGGAATTCCACGTGTAGCGGTGAAATGCGTAGATATGTGGAGGAACACCAGTGGCGAAGGCGACTTTCTGGGCTGTAACTGACGCTGAGGCGCGAAAGCGTGGGGAGCAAACAGGATTAGATACCCTGGTAGTCCACGCCGTAAACGATGAGTGCTAGGTGTTAGGGGTTTCGATACCCTTGGTGCCGAAGTTAACACAGTAAGCACTCCGCCTGGGGAGTACGGTCGCAAGACTGAAACTCAAAGGAATTGACGGGGACCCGCACAAGCAGTGGAGTATGTGGTTTAATTCGAAGCAACGCGAAGAACCTTACCAGGTCTTGACATCCCTCTGAATCCATTAGAGATAGTGGCGGCCTTCGGGACAGAGGAGACAGGTGGTGCATGGTTGTCGTCAGCTCGTGTCGTGAGATGTTGGGTTAAGTCCCGCAACGAGCGCAACCCTTGACTTTAGTTGCCAGCAGGTTAAGCTGGGCACTCTAGAGTGACTGCCGGTGACAAACCGGAGGAAGGTGGGGATGACGTCAAATCATCATGCCCCTTATGACCTGGGCTACACACGTACTACAATGGCCGGTACAACGGGAAGCGAAACCGCGAGGTGGAGCCAATCCCAGCAAAGCCGGTCTCAGTTCGGATTGCAGGCTGCAACTCGCCTGCATGAAGTCGGAATTGCTAGTAATCGCGGATCAGCATGCCGCGGTGAATACGTTCCCGGGTCTTGTACACACCGCCCGTCACACCACGAGAGTTTACAACACCCGAAGTCGGTGGGGTAACCCGCAAGGGAGCCAGCCGCCGAAGGTGGGGTAGATGATTGGGGTGAAGTCGTAACAAGGTAGCCGTATCGGAAGGTGCGGCTGGATCACCTCCTTTCTATGGAGAATCGTTTCCTGCAATGGAAACATTCAAATCGGAAGTATTACTTCCAAAACTCAGGTTTAGGCCTGTTACTCACTCGTTGGTCAGTTTTGAGAGTTTAAGCTCTCAAGTAACACCTTGATCCTTGAAAACTGGATACCGAAACGAATTTGCGTTTTAGAACATTCCTTTAAGCTGAACTTGTGTAAACAAGTTTGTATTATAGCGATGCTAGCGATTTTCCTTCTGGAAAAACGCATTGGTTAAGCTAATAAGAGCACACGGAGGATGCCTAGGCGCCAGGAGCCGACGAAGGACGTGGCGAACAACGAAACTGCCTCGGGGAGCTGTAAGCAAGCTTTGATCCGGGGGTGTCCGAATGGGGAAACCCAGCTGTGGTAATTCGCAGTTACTTCTCTCTGAATACATAGGGGAGATAGAGGCAGACCAGGGGAACTGAAACATCTAAGTACCCTGAGGAAGAGAAAACAATAGTGATTCCGTCAGTAGCGGCGAGCGAACGCGGAACAGCCTAAACCAAGGGGCTTGCCTCTTGGGGTTGTGGGACGTCTCACATGGAGTTACAAAGGAATATGGTAGGTGAAGAGGTCTGGAAAGGCCCGCGATAGAGGTAAAAGCCCTGTAGCCTAAACTGTGTTCTCTCCGAGACGGATCCCGAGTAGTGCGGGGCACGTGAAACCCCGTATGAATCCAGCAGGACCATCTGCTAAGGCTAAATACTACCTGGCGACCGATAGTGAAACAGTACCGTGAGGGAAAGGTGAAAAGCACCCCGGAAGGGGAGTGAAATAGAACCTGAAACCGTGTGCTTACAAAAAGTCAGAGCCCTATTAATGGGTGATGGCGTGCCTTTTGTAGAATGAACCGGCGAGTTACGTTTAACATGCAAGGTTAAGGTGAGAAGCCGGAGCCGCAGCGAAAGCGAGTCTGAATAGGGCGACTTAAGTATGTGGACGTAGACCCGAAACCGTGTGATCTACCCCTGTCCAGGGTGAAGGTGCGGTAACACGCACTGGAGGCCCGAACCCACGTATGTTGAAAAATGCGGGGATGAGGTGGGGGTAGCGGAGAAATTCCAATCGAACTCGGAGATAGCTGGTTCTCCCCGAAATAGCTTTAGGGCTAGCCTCGGTGAATGGAGTGGTGGAGGTAGAGCACTGATTGGGTGCGGGGCCCGCAAGGGTTACCAAGCTCAGTCAAACTCCGAATGCCATTAACTTCTTGCCGGGAGTCAGACAGTGAGTGCTAAGATCCATTGTCAAAAGGGAAACAGCCCAGACCATCAGCTAAGGTCCCCAAGTGTGTGTTAAGTGGGAAAGGATGTGGAGTTGCACAGACAACCAGGATGTTGGCTTAGAAGCAGCCACCATTGAAAGAGTGCGTAATAGCTCACTGGTCGAGTGACTCTGCGCCGAAAATGTAACGGGGCTAAACACACCACCGAAGCTATGGCTAGATGCTTTGCATCTGGGGTAGGGGAGCGTTGTATGCAGGTTGAAGGTGTACCGTAAGGAGCGCTGGACAGCATACAAGTGAGAATGCCGGTATGAGTAACGAAAAGATCAGTGAGAATCTGATCCGCCGAAAGCCCAAGGTTTCCTGAGGAAGGCTCGTCCGCTCAGGGTAAGTCGGGACCTAAGGCGAGGCCGAAAGGCGTAGTCGAAGGACAACAGTTTGAAATTACTGTACCACCGTAATCCGCTATGAGCGATGGGGTGACGCAGGAGGGTAGTGACGCGGACTGATGGATGTCCGTCTAAGCAGTGAGGCTGGTGTGTAGGCAAATCCGCACACCGTTAAGGCTGGGCTGTGATGGGGAGCGAAAATTATAGTAGCGAAGGTCATGATCTCACACTGCCAAGAAAAGCCTCTAGCCAGGAGAAGGTGCCCGTACCGCAAACCGACACAGGTAGGCGAGAAGAGAATTCTAAGGCGCGCGGAAGAACTCTCGTTAAGGAACTCGGCAAAATGACCCCGTAACTTCGGGAGAAGGGGTGCCTCGGTAGGGTGAATAGCCCGAGGGGGCCGCAGTGAAAAGGCCCAAGCGACTGTTTAGCAAAAACACAGGTCTGTGCGAAGCCGCAAGGCGAAGTATACGGGCTGACGCCTGCCCGGTGCTGGAAGGTTAAGGGGAGCGGTTAGGAGCAATCCGAAGCTGTGAACCGAAGCCCCAGTAAACGGCGGCCGTAACTATAACGGTCCTAAGGTAGCGAAATTCCTTGTCAGGTAAATTCTGACCCGCACGAATGGCGTAACGACTTGGGCGCTGTCTCAACGAGAGATCCGGTGAAATTTTAATACCTGTGAAGATGCAGGTTACCCGCGACAAGACGGAAAGACCCCATGGAGCTTTACTGCAGCTTGATATTGAATTTGGGTACGATCTGTACAGGATAGGTGGGAGCCGTAGAGGCAGGAGCGCAAGCTTCTGCGGAGGCGCCGTTGGGATACCACCCTGATCGTATCTAGGTTCTAACCTGGTACCCTAATCGGGTACGGGGACCGTGTCAGGCGGGCAGTTTGACTGGGGCGGTCGCCTCCTAAAGAGTAACGGAGGCGTTCAAAGGTTCCCTCAGAATGGTTGGAAATCATTCGAAGAGTGCAAAGGCATAAGGGAGCTTGACTGCGAGACCAACAAGTCGAGCAGGGACGAAAGTCGGACTTAGTGATCCGGTGGTACCGCATGGAAGGGCCATCGCTCAACGGATAAAAGCTACCCTGGGGATAACAGGCTTATCTCCCCCAAGAGTCCACATCGACGGGGAGGTTTGGCACCTCGATGTCGGCTCATCGCATCCTGGGGCTGAAGTAGGTCCCAAGGGTTGGGCTGTTCGCCCATTAAAGCGGTACGCGAGCTGGGTTCAGAACGTCGTGAGACAGTTCGGTCCCTATCTGTCGTGGGCGCAGGAAATTTGAGAGGAGCTGTCCTTAGTACGAGAGGACCGGGATGGACGTACCGCTGGTGCATCAGTTGTTCCGCCAGGAGCATGGCTGAGTAGCTACGTACGGACGGGATAAGCGCTGAAAGCATCTAAGCGTGAAGCCCCCCTCAAGATGAGATTTCCCAATTAGTAAGACCCCTTGAAGACGACGAGGTAGATAGGTTGGAGGTGGAAGTGCAGCAATGCATGGAGCTGACCAATACTAATCGGTCGAGGGCTTATCCAACTAGTAAAGACGCAGATTCGTTTCGGATTCAGTTTTCAGGAATTAAGGTTCCTGAAGCACTTACGCTGTAAATGCCCGTTTGGTGGCGATAGCGGAGGGGTTCCACGCGTACCCATCCCGAACACGACCGTTAAGCCCTCCAGCGCCGATGGTACTTGGACCGAAGGGTCCTGGGAGAGTAGGACGCCGCCAAGCACACAAAGCCATTGTTGAGTTTCTCAACAGTGGCTTTTTTGTTATTTAGAGTGTAAGAGATAGGTATAGAGGAGTATAAATTTATAAAACGCTTACAATGGAGTGACATTTTTGTTACCGACGCCACAGCAGATCAAAGTATAATAGAAAAGTGCAAATATTAAGAAGAACCTTAATACGAATGAACTACTGATAAATTCTAAATTTGAATTTTCTTGCGTCTTTAGATGCATGGTAGAGGTAAGGAGGATTTAAGGTATGAAGCGAACCCGGCCCTTGTGGATATTATTTATTGTTTCTATAGTTTGTGTAATGCTGGTTGGTTGTGGTACGAAAGAGCCTGCCTGGGATGCTTTTGAGGGTGCACTTAACGAAAAGAGCTTTCCGGTACCTAAGGATGCCAGCTCTCCTGATCGGACCACTACCAATGTCGCTATGGATTATGTTCGTTATTCATTGCCCGGACTTAAAGAAAAGGATGGCGTAGCAGAGCCTTATTTGGAAGCCATCCAGGCTTGGGGATGGGAAGAACAACAGGATGATGACTCCGGAAGCTCGCGAGTTTTTGAGAAGGATGGACTCACAGTTCACCTAACGATCCATGATGACTATTTCATTGTGATGATTCCGAAGGAGAAGAAAACATAGTTAAAGAGCTGGAGAGTAAATAAATAACCGCCGTCTATTAGGACGGCGGTTATTTATTGTAGGGTGAGCATTTCATCGCTGTATGTATGTAGCTTATTGATTACTGAGAGTAATAAGAAACATCAGTGGATGTGAACTTAAGCATACCATTTTTCTCTTCACGATTTAGTCTCAGCAGCGTATAAAGACGGGGGAAGAGCACCCATAGATGACAGATGATCAAGGATACTGTAAATGCCGGCGGAGACCATACAATAAACAGTGCGGCGATGCACAGGCCGATCCAGAAGTTATGCATCTGCACTTTACGGAAGATGCCATAACTGATGTATTGATCAGGCATATAACCAAGCCATGGCAGGCGAAAGGATAATCTCCACCGCTTGGCGATGGGATGCCCGGTAATGACCAGAACTGACCGCGAGATTACATATTGAATCCATATCACAACTGGTGCGGCAATAATCATGAACAGGATACTCCACCAGGAAAGGAACACTGTTTCCAGCACTACGAAAAAGAGGGGGAGCGCAATATATATCCGCAGCTTAACAGGCGTGAGATTAATCTTTTTGATAAGCTTGTATTGATAGAATGTGGCTGCGCCTTTGGTGTTAGGTTCCATAAAGAAAGGTTTGACCTCCTCACTTAGTTCTCATGTTACTAATATCGGCGAATGACAGCAATTTATTAAACTTCAGCATCAGGTTCACCTTTAGACAAATGACGGAATATATATATTATAAGCCTTGAAGGATAGGAAAAAACTATGAAAAGGTTTAAAATGATAGAAGGTGTAACATACTGTTCTTAAAAGAGTCAAGGTGGGATGGTAATGGAACAGCAACCCGGACAGCCCTGCATCATTTGCGGACAAGTGAAAGAGGAAGGTATTGTGATTGTCTCGCATTTCATTTGTGAGGATTGTGAGAGTGAAATGGTGCATACAGAGGCGGAAGATGCCAAATACCGTTTTTTTATTGGACGGATGAAGAAGATCGGATTGCAGAAGAACGCTTGAGCAGAACACAGGTATGGAATGAAGATGGGGTAAAAAGAGCAGGCGGTGGTTATGTGTCGCGTTGGCTGCATATGAAGGCTTCAATATAACGGCTTCCCCGTCTTAAAGGGCGGGAGGAGCCGTTTTGTTGTTGTGAAGAGGCTTTTGTGCAGAATAATAGGCGTTTGCACATATTTGCGTTAAAATAGAAGGTAACCCCCAGGGAAGGAATAGATTATGAACAATTTACAGCCTGGCAGGGCACCTGTATACGAAATGTTGGAACAATATAGAGTAAAGGGTAATATATCTTATCATGTGCCGGGCCATAAGAATGGTGAGGCTTATAGCGGATTCGGGGGCGCAGGATATCTAAATGAGATCATGAAATACGATGTCACAGAGATTTCCGGAACAGATGACCTTCATCATCCTGAAGGGGTGATTAAGGAAGCACAGGAGCTGGCAGCGGATTGTTTTGGGGCGGAAGAGAGTTTTTTTCTCGTTGGCGGCAGCACTGCCGGTAATCTTGCCCTCATCCTGACGGTATGCCCCCAGCCGGGAATGATCATGATTCTGCAGCGCAATGTGCATAAATCGGTCATTCATGGACTAATGCTGGCGGGTGTCCAGGCAGTTTTTCTGGAGCCGCTGCTGGATACGGACAGCGGCCTTGCGGTCGCTCCTGCGGCTGAGACGGTGCAGGCTGCCTTGGCAGCCTACCCGGAAGCCGCAGCTGTGCTGGTCACCATGCCGAATTACTACGGCATGGGCAGCGACCTGGCGCCCCTCGCGCAGATCTGTCACGACAGCGGTGTTCCGCTGCTGGTTGACGAGGCGCATGGGGCGCATTACGGACAGCACCCCGCGCTGCCGGCCGGGGCGCTAATGTGCGGCGCGGACGGCGTAGTGCAGTCCACGCATAAGATGCTGCCGACGCTCACCATGGGCGCCATGCTGCATGTGCAGGGCCTGCGGCTTGACCGCACCCTGCTTAGGCAGCGGCTCGCGATGGTGCAGAGCTCCAGCCCATCCTACCCCGTGATGGCTTCGCTCGATCTGGCCCGGCGGCTGGTGCACAGCCAGCGCGCCGCTGCTTTCACGGCGGGGCTCGCCGCCGTAGACGTCCTGCGTCGCGGCCTGGCGCAGCTGCCGCGTTATGGGCTGCTGCAGCCAGCGGTGCCGCTGCAGCCTTCCGGCGGCGCAGGCGCAGCCGCCGGCACGGGAACGCCGCCGCATAGCGGGGCGGCGTACAGCATGCAGGACCCTTTTAAGGCCGTCATTTATGACGTCGCCGGGGTCCTGGGGGGCTTCGAGCTGCAGCGCAGGCTCGAGGAGAAGGGCATCGTGCCGGAGATGAGCGATGCCCGGCACGTAGTGCTGGCCTTCAGCCTCGGCTCGAAGGCTGAAGATGCCGCAGCGCTGCTGAGCGCGCTGCAGGAGATTGATGCGGACATGCCATGCCCGGTGCCGCAGGCATCTGGGGCTGATGCTGGTCCGGCATCAGCGGTGTCCAAGGCTGCTGCGGAGCAAGCACCCGCAGCAGCCTTGGCTGACAGCCAGGCAGAGGGAAGCAAATCTCCTCACAGCAATAATTCCACGTGGAACAATTTCACCACGTCTCTGATTTCAGATCCGGTTCCGTTCTCTTTACGGCCGGTGCTTGAAAGTGAAACAGAAAGTATCCGCTTGGAATATAGTATAGGAAGAGTGGCGGCAGAGATGGTTATTCCTTATCCGCCGGGCATTCCACTGCTCTATCCGGGCGAAGCAATAACCGAAGCCATATGCAACCGGCTGAGTGGTCTCAGTAAAGGCGGAGCCAAATTTCAGGCCTGCGCTGATCCGGTCTTACAGCATATCAAGGTATACAACATTCAGAAGGGCGGAGAAGTATAAGTGGCACGAGAAGGTTTCTTCATTACTTTGGAGGGAGGCGATGGCTCGGGAAAAACAACAGTACTGGGCCGGGTGGCGGCATATTTGCAGAATCACTCCATGCCCTACAGGATTA carries:
- a CDS encoding sigma factor G inhibitor Gin; its protein translation is MEQQPGQPCIICGQVKEEGIVIVSHFICEDCESEMVHTEAEDAKYRFFIGRMKKIGLQKNA
- a CDS encoding aminotransferase class I/II-fold pyridoxal phosphate-dependent enzyme produces the protein MNNLQPGRAPVYEMLEQYRVKGNISYHVPGHKNGEAYSGFGGAGYLNEIMKYDVTEISGTDDLHHPEGVIKEAQELAADCFGAEESFFLVGGSTAGNLALILTVCPQPGMIMILQRNVHKSVIHGLMLAGVQAVFLEPLLDTDSGLAVAPAAETVQAALAAYPEAAAVLVTMPNYYGMGSDLAPLAQICHDSGVPLLVDEAHGAHYGQHPALPAGALMCGADGVVQSTHKMLPTLTMGAMLHVQGLRLDRTLLRQRLAMVQSSSPSYPVMASLDLARRLVHSQRAAAFTAGLAAVDVLRRGLAQLPRYGLLQPAVPLQPSGGAGAAAGTGTPPHSGAAYSMQDPFKAVIYDVAGVLGGFELQRRLEEKGIVPEMSDARHVVLAFSLGSKAEDAAALLSALQEIDADMPCPVPQASGADAGPASAVSKAAAEQAPAAALADSQAEGSKSPHSNNSTWNNFTTSLISDPVPFSLRPVLESETESIRLEYSIGRVAAEMVIPYPPGIPLLYPGEAITEAICNRLSGLSKGGAKFQACADPVLQHIKVYNIQKGGEV